In one window of Solanum pennellii chromosome 2, SPENNV200 DNA:
- the LOC107010964 gene encoding protein SWEETIE isoform X3, translating to MRVAALRTMSYALKTLGEVPAEFKDVLDNTVVSAVSHHAPLVRVEAALTLRALAEVDPTCIGGLISYAITMLGAVRDNISFEKGTNLKYELECLDGQAAVLAALVSISPSLPLGYPSRLPRSVLELSKKMIMESSRNPMAAAVEKEAGWMLLSSLLACMPKEELEDQVFDILSLWASAFQGSPERHISETKDLQSNISVWSAAVDALTAFIKSFVSAGAVNKGILLEPVLLYLSRALSYILLLAAKDQMTVKQASDIFIIKTLIAYQSISDPTVYRRDHARLIQICATPYREASKCEESSCLRMLLDKRDAWLGPWNPGRDLFEDELRSFQGGKDGLVPCVWANELPSFPKPETISKMLVNQKLLCFGNIFASEDVGGMLSLLEMVEQCLRAGKKQAWHGTSVTNICVGLLSGLKALLALRPEPLPLEVLGLAQSIFQNILAEGDICASQRRASSEGLGLLARLGNDVFTARLTRVLLGDINSAVDSYYAGSVALSLGCIHRSAGGIALSSLVPATVNSFPSLAKSSNTGLQIWSLHGLLLTVEAAGLSYVSHVQATLSLAMDILLSNEIGSTNLQQAVGRLINAIVAVLGPELSPGSIFFSRCKSVIAEVSSRQETATLYENVRFTQQLVLFAPQAVTVHHNVQTLLPTLSSRQPTLRRLALSTLRHLIEKDPGSIMNEHIEDTLFHMLDEETDAEIGSLARTTVMRLLYASCPSQPSQWLSICRNMILSSSSRVISTSDSSQNDSSSGLDGNTRLNTGDDDENMVSSSQNRNFQGYGNNHSIVYPPRDKHLRYRTRVFAAECLSHLPAAVGKNPVHFDIALARQQPASGSSSGDWLVLQLQELVSLAYQISTIQFENMRPVGVTLLSTIIDKFGTLDPELPGHLLLEQYQAQLVSAVRTALDSSSGPVLLEAGLQLATKILTCKIVSRDQLAVKRIFSLISRPLNEFNDLYYPSFAEWVSCKIKVRLLTAHASLKCYTFAFLKNQQKEITDEYLALLPLFSESSKILGIYWLCLLKDYSYIRTQSFPKENWKPFLDGIQSTLVSTKLLACLEEAWPLIVQAVALDAVPLNTYLKGSSETEEQSITDLISGYSMVELGSEEFQFLWGFALLLLFQGQDSVLGESRLHIGSVNTILSGRCVSDEVKSIALELCEVALPVFQVLLAERFFSVGFLTMDSCQELLQVCFFSIFVEDTWDNFAISILSQIAQKCPLDFLKTESFVYLVSELYLALLFKSFTSATSQDHLSWDDAVSALLTTAPTLLKQYEPKMGLKSILAFLLVGYKCIERASTEISLSRVHDFVQCLTSVMKTYVTDISELGNDSIGYLMTITRTCLTTSVILAENCTKGIHQLENKRSNLHKLLLLKLALSLEQTTSFAKLAFEIQLLKENQGCKPVFYAMICNVTRCFRSALTDPDIQVQAIGLQILKGVLTRKINSESYSFFIFFVGELVEDLGSVIQKLFKTPMSREVVAIAGECLKVLMLLQTLSRTNECQKCLMNLFLEAVLLFTTSENSSQEARDLKITAIKLVTQLAQLPDSSACIKEVLLTMPMMRRQQLQDIIRASVMQDQNQKQVNSTGPSFIIKLPAKIEENRKEEIIVSAPCSEKVEDNSEEEEEDDWDTFQSFPSTDEVDHTKTEFQDSRSIENTISDGGFKGESISVPQDEVEETTDTISDGGLKGETISIPEDEVGEITAKNQMASDDETLSGNADSSNQTQDLNGSQDGFRDDKLSDAHHMEKDRAVLRHSDVILPDSQSEVGEGPETCENLQVQKRTGGNLSSEVGEHAEDVKAHGSSYEDHQRSREESSETNEGTLPNLQPSEIQSMPLDDRNEDMKEQTTLDDQHEDEEMRDTTSIKDHQEGKDLKDTTSLEDHHEEKDLKDTTSLEDHHEEKDLKDTTSLKNHHEERKTDEEDQCSNIDLSEQSPKKLEQTTLDDHHEEKDMRDITSVKDHHEDKDMRDITSVKDHPAEKDMKDPASPKDYHEERKTENEDICSDTDLSERLPKDLEQTTLDHHKERNAENKDQRSNIELAKQSPKNLEGDELVSLDKK from the exons ATGCGAGTTGCTGCTTTGCGGACCATGTCATATGCTTTGAAAACTCTAGGGGAG GTTCCTGCTGAATTTAAGGATGTTCTTGATAACACAGTTGTTTCTGCAGTTTCCCATCATGCACCATTG GTGCGTGTTGAGGCTGCTTTGACCTTACGTGCATTAGCTGAGGTTGATCCTACATGTATTGGTGGTTTGATTTCTTATGCAATAACAATGCTTGGAGCAGTTAGAGATAATATTTCATTTGAAAAG GGAACTAATCTAAAGTATGAGCTGGAGTGTCTAGATGGTCAGGCTGCAGTTTTGGCAGCTTTGGTGTCTATTTCTCCAAGCTTGCCTCTTGGTTATCCATCTCG GTTGCCCAGATCAGTACTTGAACTGTCTAAGAAAATGATAATGGAATCAAGTCGGAATCCTATGGCAGCAGCTGTTGAAAAGGAGGCTGGGTGGATGCTGTTGTCCTCACTGCTTGCGTGCATGCCAAAAGAG GAACTTGAGGATCAAGTTTTTGATATTCTTTCTTTATGGGCTTCTGCATTCCAAGGAAGTCCAGAACGCCATATCAGTGAAACAAAAGATCTTCAATCTAACATAAG TGTATGGTCTGCTGCAGTGGATGCATTGACAGCATTCATAAAGAGTTTTGTCTCTGCTGGTGCTGTGAACAAGGGGATCTTACTTGAACCAGTTTTGCTATACCTTAGTAG GGCTTTATCATATATATTGCTGTTGGCAGCCAAAGACCAAATGACTGTCAAACAGGCATCAGACATATTTATCATCAAGACACTAATAGCCTATCAGTCAATTTCAGATCCAACCGTATATCGAAGAGACCATGCCCGTCTTATTCAGATATGTGCAACTCCTTATAG GGAAGCTTCCAAATGTGAGGAAAGTTCATGCTTGAGGATGCTGTTAGACAAAAGAGATGCTTGGCTGGGTCCTTGGAACCCTGGCAG GGATTTGTTTGAGGATGAACTTCGCTCATTTCAAGGTGGAAAAGATGGTCTGGTACCATGTGTATGGGCTAACGAGCTTCCGAGCTTTCCTAAG CCGGAGACTATAAGCAAAATGTTAGTAAATCAGAAGCTCCTCTGTTTTGGCAACATATTTGCTTCTGAG GATGTCGGGGGAATGCTCTCactcctagaaatggttgagcAGTGTCTGAGAGCTGGAAAGAAACAAGCTTGGCATGGTACCAGTGTTACAAACATATGTGTGGGCCTGCTATCTGGCCTGAAG GCCTTGCTTGCTTTACGTCCTGAACCCTTACCACTGGAAGTACTTGGGTTGGCACAGTCTATATTTCAG AACATTCTGGCTGAGGGTGACATCTGTGCTTCACAACGCAGGGCATCATCTGAAGGACTTGGTCTATTAGCTCGTCTAGGAAATGATGTGTTTACTGCCAGATTG ACAAGAGTTCTCCTTGGTGATATAAATTCAGCTGTAGATTCATACTATGCTGGTTCGGTTGCACTGTCACTTGGTTGCATCCATCGCAG CGCAGGGGGGATTGCATTGTCAAGCTTGGTTCCTGCTACTGTTAATTCATTTCCTTCTCTGGCTAAAAGTTCAAACACTGGCTTACAAATTTGGTCTTTGCATGGTCTACTGTTGACTGTGGAGGCGGCTGGTTTATCCTATGTTTCTCATGTTCAG GCGACACTTAGCCTTGCCATGGATATTCTGTTGTCAAATGAGATTGGTTCGACTAACCTGCAGCAGGCAGTGGGCCGCCTTATAAATGCTATTGTTGCTGTCCTTGGTCCTGAACTTTCCCCTGGCAGCATTTTTTTCTCGCGCTGTAAG TCTGTCATTGCAGAGGTCAGCTCTCGGCAAGAGACTGCAACACTTTATGA GAATGTTCGATTCACTCAGCAGCTAGTTCTTTTTGCACCACAAGCTGTTACTGTGCATCATAATGTGCAAACACTGCTCCCAACTCTATCCTCAAGACAG CCAACACTGCGACGTTTAGCTCTATCCACTCTGAGACATCTCATTGAAAAGGATCCA GGGTCCATTATGAATGAACATATAGAAGATACATTGTTCCATATGCTGGATGAGGAAACTGATGCTGA GATTGGAAGCTTAGCACGAACAACAGTTATGAGATTGCTTTATGCGTCATGTCCATCACAGCCATCACAATGGCTATCAATTTGCCGCAACATG ATTCTTTCTTCATCCTCAAGAGTGATCAGCACAAGTGACAGTTCACAAAATGATTCTTCAAGCGGTCTGGATGGTAACACTAGATTGAATACTGGGGATGATGATGAGAACATGGTGTCGAGCTCCCAAAACCGAAACTTTCAAGGTTATGGAAACAATCACTCCATTGTCTATCCTCCTAGGGACAAGCACCTCAGATATCGAACAAGAGTTTTTGCTGCAGA GTGTTTGAGTCATCTTCCTGCAGCAGTTGGAAAGAATCCAGTGCATTTTGATATAGCATTGGCTAGACAGCAGCCTGCCAGTGGATCGAGCTCTGGAGACTGGCTGGTTCTTCAATTGCAAGAACTAGTTTCCCTTGCTTATCAG ATCAGCACAATTCAGTTTGAGAACATGCGGCCAGTTGGTGTGACTCTATTGAGTACTATTATTGACAAG TTTGGAACATTGGACCCTGAGCTTCCTGGTCACCTTCTTCTGGAACAGTATCAG GCCCAATTGGTTTCTGCAGTTCGAACTGCATTGGACTCATCCTCTGGCCCTGTCCTATTGGAAGCAGGCTTGCAGCTCGCCACAAAG ATATTGACATGTAAAATTGTTAGTCGAGATCAACTTGCTGTAAAGCGGatattttcattgatttcaCGTCCTCTAAATGAATTCAATGACCTTTACTATCCATCCTTTGCAGAATGGGTCTCGTGCAAG ATCAAAGTGAGACTCCTTACAGCACATGCCTCTCTGAAATGTTACACCTTTGCATTCttgaaaaatcaacaaaaggaGATTACTGATGAATATTTAGCTTTATTGCCTCTTTTCTCTGAGAGTTCAAAAATTCTTGGAATTTACTGGCTCTGTCTTCTGAAGGACTACAGCTATATTAGGACTCAATCATTTCCTAAAGAAAAT TGGAAACCATTTCTTGATGGGATTCAGTCTACACTAGTATCAACTAAGTTGCTGGCATGTCTGGAAGAAGCTTGGCCACTGATCGTGCAAGCGGTGGCATTAGATGCAGTTCCTTTGAACACTTACTTAAAAGGATCCTCAGAAACTGAAGAACAGTCTATTACAGACTTAATTTCGGGTTATAGCATGGTTGAGTTGGGTTCAGaagaatttcaatttttgtggGGCTTtgctcttcttcttctatttcaGGGGCAAGATTCGGTTCTTGGTGAATCTAGGCTGCATATTGGCTCTGTCAATACCATATTAAGTGGTCGCTGTGTTAGTGATGAAGTAAAGTCAATTGCTTTGGAGTTGTGCGAAGTTGCTCTGCCTGTGTTTCAAGTCCTGTTAGCGGAGAGATTCTTTAGTGTAGGATTTCTCACTATGGATTCCTGTCAAGAACTGCTGCAG GTTtgctttttctccatttttgttGAAGATACGTGGGACAATTTTGCTATCTCTATTTTATCACAG ATTGCGCAGAAATGTCCCTTGGATTTCCTAAAGACTGAAAGTTTTGTGTATTTAGTATCAGAACTTTATTTGGCGCTTCTTTTTAAATCCTTCACAAG TGCAACTTCTCAAGACCATTTAAGCTGGGACGATGCTGTTTCTGCCTTACTTACCACAGCACCAACACTTCTAAAACAATATGAGCCAAAG ATGggtttgaaatcaattttggcTTTTCTTTTGGTTGGTTACAAGTGCATTGAAAGGGCTTCAACCGAAATTTCTCTTTCAAGAGTTCATGATTTTGTCCAGTGTCTAACTTCTGTAATGAAAACATATGTTACTG ATATCTCTGAACTTGGAAATGACAGCATTGGTTATTTGATGACAATAACAAGAACTTGTCTGACTACGAGTGTTATTTTGGCTGAGAATTGCACTAAAGGAATTCATCAGCTTGAGAATAAGAGGTCCAACTTGCATAAACTGCTGCTGTTGAAGCTTGCTCTCTCTCTTGAACAGACTACTTCATTTGCTAAATTAGCTTTTGAAATTCAACTTCTCAAAGAAAACCAAGGATGTAAGCCAGTATTTTATGCCATGATATGCAATGTCACCCGGTGCTTCAGGAGTGCTCTTACTGATCCTGACATTCAG GTCCAAGCAATTGGGTTGCAAATACTGAAAGGTGTGCTAACAAGGAAAATCAATTCGGAGTCTTACTCATTCTTCATATTCTTTGTTGGGGAACTTGTTGAAGACCTTGGATCTGTAATCCAGAAACTCTTTAAG ACACCTATGAGCAGGGAAGTGGTGGCTATTGCTGGGGAGTGTTTGAAGGTTTTAATGCTTCTCCAGACACTCTCAAGAACTAATGAGTGTCAGAAATGCCTAATGAATCTGTTCTTGGAAGCTGTTCTCCTTTTTACAACGTCAGAGAATTCTTCTCAG GAAGCACGTGATTTGAAGATCACAGCTATAAAATTGGTTACACAACTGGCTCAACTCCCTGACTCATCTGCTTGTATCAAGGAGGTTTTACTGACAATGCCAATGATGAGAAGACAACAATTGCAG GATATAATACGTGCTTCTGTGATGCAAGACCAGAACCAGAAACAAGTCAATTCCACTGGACCATCTTTTATTATCAAGCTGCCTGCAAAAATAGAGGAAAATAGAAAAGAGGAAATTATTGTTTCAGCTCCTTGCAGTGAAAAGGTGGAGGACAATTctgaggaagaggaagaagacgATTGGGATACTTTTCAGTCTTTTCCTTCTACTGACGAAGTTGATCATACTAAAACTGAGTTCCAAGATTCTCGCTCAATTGAAAACACAATTTCAGATGGTGGTTTTAAGGGAGAATCCATTTCTGTACCACAGGATGAGGTAGAAGAAACTACTGATACAATTTCAGATGGTGGCTTGAAGGGAGAAACTATTTCAATACCTGAGGATGAGGTAGGAGAAATTACTGCTAAAAATCAAATGGCTAGTGATGATGAGACTCTGTCAGGCAATGCAGATAGCAGCAACCAGACACAGGATCTTAATGGTTCCCAAGATGGCTTCCGTGATGACAAGTTATCTGATGCTCACCACATGGAGAAGGATAGAGCAGTGTTACGCCACAGTGATGTGATCTTGCCTGATTCTCAGTCTGAGGTAGGAGAAGGCCCTGAAACATGTGAAAATCTGCAGGTCCAAAAGAGAACAGGCGGCAATTTGTCTTCTGAAGTGGGGGAACATGCTGAAGATGTAAAAGCACATGGTTCCTCTTATGAGGATCATCAGAGAAGTAGAGAGGAATCTAGTGAAACAAATGAAGGTACTTTGCCTAATCTTCAACCTTCTGAAATACAAAGCATGCCACTTGATGACCGCAATGAAGACATGAAAGAACAAACTACACTTGATGATCAACATGAGGATGAGGAAATGAGAGACACCACCTCAATCAAGGATCACCAAGAAGGAAAGGATTTGAAAGACACAACCTCACTCGAGGATCACCATGAGGAGAAGGATTTGAAAGACACAACCTCGCTCGAGGATCACCACGAGGAGAAGGATTTGAAAGACACAACTTCACTAAAGAATCACCATGAGGAGAGAAAAACAGATGAGGAAGACCAATGTTCTAATATAGATTTGTCTGAGCAGTCTCCTAAAAAGTTAGAACAAACTACACTTGATGATCACCACGAGGAGAAGGATATGAGAGACATCACCTCAGTCAAGGATCACCATGAGGATAAGGATATGAGAGACATAACCTCGGTCAAGGATCACCCTGCGGAGAAGGATATGAAAGACCCGGCCTCCCCCAAGGATTACCATGaggaaagaaaaacagaaaacgAAGACATATGTTCCGATACAGATTTGTCTGAGCGGTTACCTAAAGATTTAGAACAAACTACGCTTGATCACCATAAAGAGAGAAATGCGGAGAACAAAGACCAGCGTTCTAATATAGAATTGGCCAAGCAGTCTCCTAAAAATTTAGAAGGTGACGAACTAGTCAGCCTTGACAAAAAATGA